A genomic region of Pseudomonas sp. RSB 5.4 contains the following coding sequences:
- a CDS encoding U32 family peptidase, with translation MSLPKHHLELLSPARDVAIAREAILHGADAVYIGGPSFGARHNACNEVSEIAELVEFARRYHARIFTTINTILHDNELEPARKLIHQLYDAGVDALIVQDLGVMELDIPPIELHASTQTDIRTLERAKFLDQAGFSQLVLARELNLKEIRAIADETDAAIEFFIHGALCVAFSGQCNISHAQTGRSANRGDCSQACRLPYTLKDEKGGVIAYEKHLLSMKDNNQSANIRALVEAGVRSFKIEGRYKDMGYVKNITAYYRQRLDDVLEDRPDLARASSGRTAHFFLPDPEKTFHRGSTDYFVTDRKIDIGAFDSPTFTGLPVGTVEKVGKRDMQVVTQEPLSNGDGLNVLVKREVVGFRANIAEPKGEFEEDGEKRYRYRVEPNEMPEGLYKLRPNHPLNRNLDHNWQQALQKTSAERRVALSWVARLREEQLEVTATSEEGISASVTLNGPFGVANKPEQALEQLQDLLGQLGTTQYHATDIKLDAPQAFFIPNSQLKALRREVIEALTAARVAAHPRGSRKAETTPPPVYPESHLSFLANVYNQKARDFYHRHGVKLIDAAYEAHEEAGEVPVMITKHCLRFSFNLCPKQAKGVTGVRTKVAPMQLIHGDEVLTLKFDCKPCEMHIIGKMKGHILNMPQPGSVVGHISPEDLLKTIPRAPH, from the coding sequence ATGTCCTTGCCCAAGCATCATCTGGAATTGCTCAGCCCCGCCCGTGACGTGGCGATTGCCCGCGAGGCGATCCTGCACGGCGCCGATGCCGTGTACATCGGTGGCCCGAGCTTCGGCGCGCGCCACAACGCCTGCAACGAGGTGAGCGAAATCGCCGAGCTGGTGGAGTTTGCCCGCCGTTATCACGCGCGCATTTTCACCACCATCAACACCATCCTGCACGACAATGAACTGGAGCCGGCGCGCAAGCTGATCCACCAGTTGTACGATGCCGGTGTCGACGCGCTGATCGTCCAGGATCTGGGCGTGATGGAACTGGACATCCCGCCGATTGAGCTGCATGCCAGTACCCAGACCGACATCCGCACCCTTGAGCGGGCGAAGTTCCTCGATCAGGCCGGTTTCTCGCAACTGGTACTGGCCCGCGAGCTGAACCTGAAAGAAATCCGCGCCATCGCCGACGAAACCGATGCGGCCATCGAATTCTTCATTCACGGTGCGCTGTGCGTGGCGTTCTCCGGGCAGTGCAACATTTCCCACGCGCAGACCGGGCGCAGCGCTAACCGTGGCGATTGCTCCCAGGCCTGCCGTTTGCCGTACACCCTGAAAGACGAAAAGGGTGGGGTGATCGCCTACGAAAAACACCTGCTGTCGATGAAGGACAACAACCAGAGCGCCAACATCCGCGCGCTGGTCGAGGCCGGTGTGCGCTCGTTCAAGATCGAAGGGCGCTACAAGGACATGGGCTATGTGAAGAACATCACTGCCTATTACCGCCAGCGCCTCGACGACGTGCTCGAAGATCGCCCGGACCTGGCCCGCGCTTCCAGCGGCCGTACCGCGCACTTCTTCCTGCCGGACCCGGAAAAGACCTTCCACCGTGGCAGCACCGACTACTTCGTCACTGATCGCAAGATCGACATCGGCGCGTTCGACTCGCCGACCTTCACCGGTCTGCCGGTGGGCACCGTCGAGAAAGTCGGCAAGCGTGACATGCAGGTGGTGACTCAGGAGCCGCTGTCCAACGGCGATGGCCTCAACGTGCTGGTCAAGCGTGAAGTCGTGGGTTTCCGCGCCAATATCGCCGAGCCGAAGGGCGAGTTCGAAGAAGACGGCGAGAAGCGCTATCGCTACCGTGTCGAGCCGAACGAAATGCCCGAAGGCCTGTACAAGCTGCGGCCGAACCATCCGCTGAACCGCAACCTCGACCACAACTGGCAACAGGCGCTGCAGAAGACGTCTGCCGAGCGTCGTGTGGCCCTGAGCTGGGTTGCTCGCCTGCGTGAAGAACAGCTGGAAGTGACTGCGACCAGTGAAGAGGGGATCAGCGCCAGCGTGACCCTGAACGGTCCGTTCGGTGTAGCCAACAAGCCGGAGCAGGCGCTGGAGCAATTGCAGGATCTGCTCGGTCAGCTCGGCACCACCCAGTACCACGCCACCGACATCAAGCTCGATGCACCGCAGGCGTTCTTCATTCCGAACTCGCAGCTCAAGGCCCTGCGCCGCGAAGTGATCGAAGCGCTGACCGCCGCCCGTGTCGCGGCGCATCCGCGTGGCAGCCGCAAGGCTGAAACCACGCCGCCGCCGGTGTACCCGGAGTCGCACCTGTCGTTCCTGGCCAACGTCTACAACCAGAAGGCGCGCGACTTCTATCACCGTCACGGCGTGAAGCTGATCGATGCGGCCTACGAGGCGCACGAAGAGGCTGGTGAAGTGCCGGTGATGATCACCAAGCACTGCCTGCGTTTCTCGTTCAACCTGTGCCCGAAACAGGCCAAAGGCGTGACCGGTGTGCGCACCAAGGTCGCGCCGATGCAGCTGATTCACGGCGACGAAGTGCTGACCCTGAAGTTCGACTGCAAGCCGTGCGAGATGCACATCATCGGCAAGATGAAAGGCCACATCCTCAACATGCCGCAACCGGGCAGCGTGGTCGGCCACATCAGCCCGGAAGACCTGCTGAAAACCATCCCGCGCGCGCCACACTGA
- a CDS encoding Dyp-type peroxidase gives MTSSMDNQTPEPQAICNPITSSAIFIVATLLPGSDAASQVRGWCGDIAALTRSVGKRVPNGNLSCVCGFSANAWDALFGSPRPASLHPFREFGVEGRRAVATPGDILLHIRADQMDLCFELATQLCSALNGAITVVDEVQGFRYFDMRSIIGFVDGTENPVGRKADHFTLIGNEDPAFESGSYVLVQKYLHKMDAWNALSVEAQEKVIGRTKLADIELGEEVKPSNSHSALTTITKDGQEQKILRDNMPFGRPGAGEFGTYFIGYARSPEPIEQMLENMFVGKPVGNYDRLLDFSTAVTGGLFFVPSADLLEELAEREPAQA, from the coding sequence ATGACCTCATCAATGGATAACCAGACACCCGAGCCACAAGCAATCTGCAACCCGATCACCAGCAGCGCGATCTTCATCGTCGCCACGCTGCTGCCCGGGAGCGACGCCGCCAGTCAGGTGCGCGGCTGGTGCGGCGACATCGCCGCCCTCACCCGCTCTGTCGGCAAGCGTGTGCCCAACGGTAACCTGTCGTGTGTCTGCGGGTTCAGCGCCAACGCCTGGGACGCCCTGTTCGGCAGCCCACGCCCAGCCTCGCTGCATCCGTTCCGTGAGTTCGGCGTCGAGGGCCGTCGTGCCGTCGCAACGCCTGGCGACATCCTGCTGCACATCCGTGCTGACCAAATGGACCTGTGTTTCGAACTGGCAACGCAGCTGTGCAGTGCACTCAATGGCGCGATCACCGTGGTGGATGAGGTGCAGGGTTTCCGCTACTTTGACATGCGCAGCATCATCGGTTTTGTCGATGGCACCGAGAACCCGGTGGGCCGCAAGGCAGACCACTTCACCCTGATAGGCAACGAAGACCCGGCGTTCGAATCCGGCAGTTATGTGCTGGTGCAGAAGTACCTGCACAAGATGGACGCGTGGAATGCCTTAAGCGTCGAAGCTCAGGAGAAGGTGATCGGCCGGACCAAACTGGCCGATATCGAATTGGGTGAAGAGGTCAAACCGAGCAATTCCCACAGCGCCCTGACCACCATCACCAAGGACGGCCAGGAGCAGAAGATCCTGCGCGACAACATGCCGTTCGGTCGTCCGGGGGCTGGCGAGTTCGGCACCTATTTCATCGGTTACGCGCGTTCGCCGGAACCGATCGAGCAGATGCTGGAGAACATGTTTGTCGGCAAACCCGTCGGCAACTACGACCGTTTGCTGGACTTCAGCACCGCAGTCACCGGGGGATTGTTCTTTGTGCCGTCAGCCGACCTGCTCGAAGAGCTGGCCGAGCGAGAGCCCGCGCAGGCGTGA
- a CDS encoding FAD-dependent oxidoreductase, which produces MPDNLTADNADIAVIGAGIIGVACALQLARQGQRVVVIDKQPPGQGASFGNAGHLATEQVFPIADASILMRLPAMLMDPMGPLRLDWKYMPRAVPWFSRLLLNLRPAPFQRTVAGLRALNESSLDAWKRLLQSIARPDLLKEDGSLLVFERAESRQAVEALQARMRQQQVPVDFWSASAVRESAPQLSEQIQGGLFYPRTGHFLDPYQVVCELVSAAKTAGVQFFRQEVQGGQLQAHGVSLITDQGRFTARQVLIACGAHSAKLTTALTGKRVPLDTERGYHLMLPHEQGRLPFAVTSLERKFIMTPMTGGLRLAGTVEFAGLQRPPFMKRAWQLHRLSKGLFRRDLNAEDATPWMGFRPSLPDSLPIIDKVCDGKALLAFGHQHLGLTQAAITAEMVAHLVSPSANSGLPALGAYRLGRF; this is translated from the coding sequence ATGCCCGACAACCTCACAGCGGACAACGCCGATATAGCGGTGATCGGCGCCGGCATCATCGGCGTCGCCTGTGCCCTGCAGCTGGCGCGTCAGGGTCAGCGGGTGGTGGTCATCGACAAGCAGCCGCCCGGTCAGGGCGCCTCGTTTGGCAACGCCGGGCATCTGGCCACCGAGCAGGTGTTTCCGATTGCCGATGCGTCGATCCTCATGCGTCTGCCAGCGATGCTGATGGACCCGATGGGGCCGCTGCGCCTGGACTGGAAGTACATGCCGCGCGCCGTGCCGTGGTTCAGCCGATTGTTGCTGAACCTGCGTCCGGCGCCGTTTCAGCGCACCGTGGCCGGTTTGCGCGCGCTCAACGAAAGCAGCCTCGATGCCTGGAAGCGACTGCTGCAGAGCATCGCCCGCCCCGACCTGCTCAAGGAGGACGGCTCGCTGCTGGTATTCGAGCGCGCCGAATCGCGACAAGCCGTCGAAGCCTTGCAGGCGCGCATGCGTCAGCAACAGGTGCCGGTGGATTTCTGGTCGGCCAGCGCCGTGCGAGAAAGCGCGCCGCAGCTCAGCGAACAGATTCAGGGCGGGTTGTTCTACCCGCGCACCGGGCATTTTCTCGACCCGTATCAAGTGGTGTGCGAACTGGTGAGTGCGGCCAAAACGGCCGGCGTGCAGTTCTTCCGGCAGGAGGTTCAGGGCGGCCAGTTGCAGGCGCATGGCGTGTCGCTGATCACCGATCAGGGGCGTTTCACCGCGCGGCAGGTGCTGATCGCCTGTGGCGCGCATTCGGCGAAGCTCACCACTGCACTGACCGGTAAACGCGTGCCGCTGGACACCGAACGCGGCTATCACCTGATGTTGCCGCATGAGCAAGGGCGCCTGCCGTTCGCCGTCACGTCGCTGGAGCGCAAGTTCATCATGACGCCAATGACCGGCGGCCTGCGCTTGGCCGGTACGGTGGAGTTCGCCGGCCTGCAGCGCCCGCCGTTCATGAAGCGCGCCTGGCAGTTGCATCGCTTGAGCAAAGGTTTGTTTCGCCGTGATTTGAACGCTGAAGACGCGACGCCGTGGATGGGCTTTCGTCCGTCGCTGCCGGACTCGCTGCCGATCATCGACAAGGTCTGCGACGGCAAGGCACTGCTCGCGTTCGGTCATCAGCATCTGGGGCTGACTCAAGCGGCGATTACCGCAGAGATGGTCGCGCATCTGGTATCACCCTCAGCGAACTCCGGCTTGCCGGCACTGGGTGCCTATCGACTCGGTCGCTTCTGA
- a CDS encoding aldehyde dehydrogenase (NADP(+)) produces the protein MTLTGHMLIGGQAIAGSREAIRAINPATDAVLEPAYAGGSSEHVEQACTLAWQAFDRYRETSLDARAEFLETIANEIEALGDALIDRAVAETGLPRARIQGERGRTCGQLRIFARTVRAGEWLDVRVDQSQPQRQPLPRSDLRQRQIALGPVAVFGASNFPLAFSVAGGDTASALAAGCPVIVKAHSAHPGTSELVGQALTRAVKKSGLPDGVFSLLFGSGNEVGIALVSDPRIKAVGFTGSRSGGLALSKAAQARPEPIPVYAEMSSINPVLLFPAALAARSEALAQGFVASLTQGAGQFCTNPGLVIARQEAALDAFIATATEGVQRSPAQTMLTPGIFRAYETGVGALAEHPQAQRVAIGLAAEGPNQCQAQLFVTQAQDFLADARLQGEIFGAASLIVQCANDDEIRQVCERLEGQLTATLHLDDADLDRARALLPTLERKAGRLLVNGWPTGVEVCDAMVHGGPFPATSDSRSTSVGTAAILRFLRPVCYQDFPDSLLPPPLKQANPLQLRRLLDGQREA, from the coding sequence ATGACTCTGACAGGCCACATGCTGATCGGCGGCCAAGCCATTGCCGGCAGCCGTGAAGCGATCCGCGCGATCAATCCCGCCACTGACGCGGTGCTGGAACCGGCCTATGCCGGGGGCAGCAGCGAGCATGTCGAACAGGCCTGCACACTGGCGTGGCAAGCGTTTGATCGTTATCGCGAGACGTCCCTCGACGCTCGCGCCGAATTTCTCGAAACCATCGCCAATGAGATCGAAGCCCTTGGCGATGCGCTGATTGACCGTGCCGTGGCCGAAACCGGCCTGCCACGCGCCCGTATCCAGGGCGAACGCGGACGCACCTGCGGGCAACTGCGCATCTTTGCCCGCACAGTGCGTGCTGGCGAGTGGCTGGACGTTCGCGTCGATCAATCACAACCCCAGCGCCAGCCGCTGCCACGTTCTGATTTGCGCCAGCGGCAGATCGCGCTGGGGCCAGTGGCCGTGTTCGGCGCCAGCAACTTTCCGCTGGCGTTCTCGGTGGCGGGCGGCGACACCGCTTCGGCATTGGCCGCCGGTTGCCCGGTGATCGTCAAGGCGCACAGCGCGCATCCCGGCACCAGTGAACTGGTCGGCCAGGCGCTGACGCGTGCAGTGAAAAAATCGGGTTTGCCCGACGGCGTGTTCTCGCTGCTGTTCGGTTCGGGCAACGAAGTGGGCATCGCCCTGGTCAGCGATCCGCGCATCAAGGCGGTGGGCTTCACCGGCTCGCGCAGTGGCGGTCTCGCCCTGAGTAAAGCGGCACAGGCACGGCCCGAGCCGATTCCGGTGTACGCGGAAATGAGTTCGATCAATCCGGTGCTGCTGTTTCCCGCAGCGCTTGCCGCTCGCAGTGAGGCGTTGGCGCAGGGTTTTGTCGCCTCGCTGACGCAGGGCGCCGGGCAGTTCTGCACCAATCCCGGGCTGGTCATTGCTCGCCAAGAGGCGGCGCTGGACGCTTTCATCGCCACCGCCACCGAAGGGGTCCAGCGCAGCCCGGCGCAGACCATGCTCACGCCGGGAATCTTCCGCGCCTATGAAACTGGCGTCGGCGCGCTGGCCGAACATCCGCAAGCGCAACGCGTGGCCATCGGTCTAGCGGCTGAAGGGCCAAACCAGTGTCAGGCGCAGCTGTTCGTGACCCAGGCGCAGGACTTCCTCGCCGACGCACGCCTGCAAGGTGAAATCTTTGGTGCAGCATCACTGATCGTCCAGTGCGCCAACGACGATGAAATCCGTCAGGTCTGCGAACGCCTCGAAGGCCAACTGACCGCCACCCTGCACCTGGATGACGCCGATCTGGATCGCGCCCGGGCCTTGCTGCCGACACTGGAGCGCAAGGCTGGACGCCTGCTGGTCAACGGCTGGCCGACCGGGGTCGAGGTGTGTGATGCGATGGTGCATGGCGGGCCGTTTCCGGCCACCTCGGACTCGCGCAGCACCTCGGTCGGTACGGCGGCGATTCTGCGTTTCCTGCGTCCGGTGTGTTATCAGGATTTTCCCGACAGCCTGCTGCCGCCGCCGCTGAAACAGGCGAATCCGCTGCAATTACGACGCTTGCTCGACGGTCAGAGGGAAGCCTGA
- a CDS encoding dihydrodipicolinate synthase family protein: MSDNIFTGCIPALMTPCTAARKPDFDALVAKGRELIDIGMSAVVYCGSMGDWPLLTEAERQEGVARLVAAGVPTIVGTGAVNSREAVSHAAHAAKVGAHGLMVIPRVLSRGASATAQKAHFAAILNAAPNLPAVIYNSPYYGFATRAELFFELRREHPNLIGFKEFGGGADLRYAAENITSQDDAVTLMVGVDTQVVHGFVNCNATGAITGIGNALPREVLQLVALSKQAAKGDAKARRLARELEAALAVLSSFDEGCDLVLYYKHLMVLNGDREYALHFNETDALSDAQRRYAETQYALFRQWYKNWSAEQNLA, translated from the coding sequence ATGAGCGATAACATCTTCACTGGCTGCATTCCCGCGCTGATGACTCCGTGCACCGCCGCGCGCAAACCTGACTTCGACGCACTGGTGGCCAAGGGTCGCGAGCTGATCGATATCGGCATGAGCGCGGTGGTTTACTGCGGCTCGATGGGCGACTGGCCGCTGCTGACCGAGGCCGAGCGTCAGGAAGGCGTAGCGCGTCTGGTGGCCGCCGGGGTTCCGACCATCGTCGGCACTGGCGCGGTCAACAGCCGTGAAGCGGTCTCCCACGCTGCACATGCGGCGAAAGTCGGCGCCCATGGCCTGATGGTGATTCCGCGCGTCTTGTCCCGTGGTGCCTCGGCCACCGCACAAAAAGCCCACTTCGCCGCGATCCTCAACGCCGCGCCGAACCTGCCGGCAGTGATCTACAACAGCCCTTACTACGGCTTCGCCACCCGCGCCGAGCTGTTCTTCGAACTGCGCCGCGAACACCCGAACCTGATCGGCTTCAAGGAGTTCGGCGGTGGCGCCGATTTGCGCTACGCCGCCGAGAACATCACCTCGCAGGACGATGCCGTGACCTTGATGGTCGGTGTCGATACGCAAGTGGTGCACGGTTTCGTCAACTGCAACGCCACCGGCGCGATCACCGGCATCGGCAACGCCCTGCCCCGCGAAGTGCTGCAACTGGTGGCGCTGAGCAAGCAAGCGGCCAAGGGCGATGCCAAGGCCCGACGTCTGGCGCGCGAACTTGAAGCGGCGCTGGCAGTGCTGTCGTCGTTCGATGAGGGCTGCGACCTGGTGCTGTATTACAAGCACCTGATGGTGCTCAACGGCGACCGCGAATACGCCTTGCACTTCAACGAAACCGACGCCTTGAGCGATGCCCAGCGTCGTTACGCCGAGACCCAGTACGCGCTGTTCCGCCAGTGGTACAAAAACTGGTCCGCCGAACAGAACCTCGCCTGA
- a CDS encoding 4-hydroxyproline epimerase has translation MKRLHIIDSHTGGEPTRLVMKGFPELPGNSIAEQRDALRESHDQWRRACLLEPRGNDVLVGALYCAPVSPDATCGVIFFNNAGYLGMCGHGTIGLVNSLHYLGQIEPGVHKIDTPVGPVSATLHEDGAVTLGNVPAWRYRKQVPVDVPGYGRVVGDIAWGGNWFFLVSEHGQDLQMSNVEALTDYTWAMLKALEAQGIHGEDGALIDHVELFADDAHADSRNFVMCPGKAYDRSPCGTGTSAKLACLAADGKLAEGQVWTQASITGSQFEGRFEWHGERVRPFITGRAYMTADATLLIDEQDPFAWGI, from the coding sequence ATGAAACGACTGCACATCATCGATTCCCATACCGGCGGTGAACCCACGCGCCTGGTGATGAAAGGCTTCCCCGAGCTGCCCGGCAACAGCATCGCCGAGCAGCGCGACGCACTACGCGAAAGCCACGATCAATGGCGCCGCGCCTGCCTGCTCGAACCGCGTGGCAACGACGTACTGGTCGGCGCGCTGTACTGCGCGCCGGTCTCGCCGGATGCCACTTGCGGGGTGATCTTCTTCAACAACGCCGGCTACCTCGGCATGTGCGGCCACGGCACCATCGGCCTGGTCAACTCGCTGCATTACCTGGGGCAGATCGAACCGGGCGTGCACAAGATCGACACCCCGGTCGGCCCGGTCAGCGCCACTCTGCACGAGGACGGCGCCGTGACGCTGGGCAACGTGCCGGCATGGCGCTACCGCAAACAGGTGCCGGTGGACGTGCCCGGTTACGGTCGCGTGGTCGGCGATATCGCCTGGGGCGGCAACTGGTTTTTCCTCGTCTCCGAGCACGGCCAGGACCTGCAGATGAGCAACGTCGAAGCCCTCACCGATTACACCTGGGCGATGCTCAAGGCTCTGGAAGCCCAAGGCATTCACGGTGAGGACGGCGCGCTGATCGACCACGTCGAGCTGTTTGCCGACGACGCCCACGCCGACAGCCGCAACTTCGTCATGTGCCCGGGCAAGGCCTACGACCGCTCGCCCTGCGGCACCGGCACCAGCGCCAAACTCGCTTGCCTCGCCGCCGACGGCAAACTCGCCGAAGGCCAGGTCTGGACGCAAGCGAGCATCACCGGCAGCCAGTTCGAAGGCCGCTTCGAATGGCATGGCGAGCGCGTGCGCCCATTCATTACCGGCCGCGCCTACATGACCGCCGACGCCACCCTGCTGATCGACGAGCAGGACCCTTTCGCGTGGGGCATCTGA
- a CDS encoding APC family permease, producing MTGQGKFKKQLSLIDLTFIGLGAIFGSGWLFAASHVSAIAGPAGIFSWLLGGFAVLLLGIVYCELGAALPRAGGVVRYPVYSHGPLLGYLMGFITLIAFSSLVAIEVVASRQYAAAWFPELTKVGSSDPTVLGWFVQFGLLCLFFLLNYRSVKTFAMANNLVSVFKFIVPLLVIGVLFTFFKPANFEVHGFAPFGLSGIEMAVSAGGVIFAYLGLTPIISVASEVKNPQRTIPIALILSVLLSTAIYVLLQTAFLGGIPTEMLANGWAGVAKELALPYRDIALALGVGWLAYLVVADAVISPSGCGNIYMNATPRVIYGWAQTGTFFKIFTRIDEKSGIPRPALWLTFGLSVFWTLPFPSWEALINVVSAALVLSYAVAPVTVAALRRNAPDMPRPFRVKGMRVLGPLSFIIAALIVYWSGWGTVSWLLGLQILMFVIYLLCGRMVPTAHLNLGRQVRSSAWLIGFYAVTIVLSKLGSFGGIGVLSHPFDTVIVAVCALGIYYWGAATGVPAHLIRLETEDDESEAAESSTHSAQGQRPAHA from the coding sequence ATGACAGGCCAAGGCAAGTTCAAGAAACAACTTTCACTGATAGACCTCACGTTCATCGGGCTGGGGGCGATCTTCGGTTCGGGCTGGTTGTTCGCGGCCAGTCACGTGTCGGCCATCGCCGGCCCGGCAGGGATCTTTTCCTGGCTGCTCGGCGGCTTCGCCGTGTTGCTGCTGGGCATCGTCTACTGCGAACTGGGCGCCGCACTGCCCCGTGCCGGCGGTGTGGTGCGCTACCCGGTTTACTCCCACGGCCCACTGCTCGGCTACTTGATGGGCTTCATCACGCTGATCGCGTTTTCCAGTCTGGTGGCGATCGAAGTGGTTGCCTCGCGACAATATGCGGCGGCGTGGTTTCCCGAGTTGACCAAGGTCGGCTCCAGCGACCCGACCGTGCTTGGCTGGTTCGTGCAGTTCGGGCTGTTGTGCCTGTTTTTCCTGCTCAATTACCGCAGCGTGAAGACCTTCGCCATGGCCAACAATCTGGTCAGCGTGTTCAAGTTCATCGTGCCGCTGCTGGTGATCGGCGTGCTGTTCACCTTCTTTAAACCGGCCAATTTCGAAGTGCATGGATTTGCGCCGTTCGGTCTGTCCGGCATCGAAATGGCCGTGTCGGCCGGCGGGGTGATCTTCGCTTATCTGGGCCTGACGCCGATCATTTCCGTGGCCAGTGAAGTGAAGAATCCGCAACGCACGATCCCGATTGCGCTGATCCTTTCGGTACTGCTGTCCACCGCGATTTACGTGTTGCTGCAAACCGCTTTCCTCGGCGGCATCCCGACTGAAATGCTCGCCAATGGCTGGGCCGGCGTCGCCAAGGAACTGGCCCTGCCGTATCGCGACATCGCCCTGGCCCTGGGCGTCGGCTGGCTGGCGTATCTGGTGGTGGCCGACGCGGTGATCTCGCCCAGCGGCTGCGGCAACATCTACATGAACGCCACGCCACGGGTGATCTACGGCTGGGCGCAGACCGGGACCTTTTTCAAGATCTTCACCCGCATCGATGAAAAATCCGGCATTCCGCGCCCGGCGCTGTGGCTGACCTTTGGCCTGTCGGTGTTCTGGACCCTGCCGTTCCCGTCGTGGGAAGCGCTGATCAATGTGGTCTCCGCCGCGCTGGTGTTGAGCTATGCGGTGGCTCCGGTGACGGTGGCCGCACTGCGCCGCAACGCGCCGGACATGCCGCGTCCGTTCCGGGTCAAGGGCATGCGTGTGCTCGGGCCGCTGTCGTTCATCATCGCCGCGCTGATCGTCTACTGGTCGGGCTGGGGCACCGTGTCGTGGTTGCTCGGTTTGCAGATCCTGATGTTTGTCATCTACCTGTTGTGTGGGCGCATGGTGCCGACCGCGCACTTGAACCTCGGCCGGCAAGTTCGCTCGTCGGCGTGGCTGATCGGCTTCTACGCGGTGACCATCGTCCTCTCCAAACTCGGCAGTTTTGGCGGTATCGGCGTGCTTAGCCATCCGTTCGACACCGTGATCGTCGCGGTCTGCGCACTGGGCATCTACTACTGGGGCGCCGCCACCGGCGTGCCGGCACACCTGATTCGTCTGGAAACCGAGGACGACGAAAGCGAAGCCGCTGAATCCTCCACCCATTCGGCACAGGGCCAGCGCCCTGCTCACGCCTGA
- a CDS encoding AraC family transcriptional regulator has protein sequence MTQNAFAILSQQNEASRPQSLDDLLASVALLLPMLDVIPNAAIFIKDLQARYVMANQTLVQRCGLKDLRPLLGKTSAEVFPAQLGPGYTEQDRRVLEEGFVLEDQLELHLYGSREPGWCLTHKRPLYNRDNRIIGLAGISVDLQTASETHPAYQRLAAVDEYIRANFNRRVSLGELTRIAGISVAQLERYCKRVFHLTPRQMIQKVRLEHAHRLLHGELPITEVALQCGYTDHSAFTRQFKASTGFTPRQYRLATAQ, from the coding sequence ATGACGCAGAATGCGTTTGCGATCCTGAGCCAGCAGAACGAAGCGAGCCGACCGCAGAGTCTCGACGATCTGCTCGCCAGCGTGGCGCTGCTGTTGCCCATGCTCGACGTGATTCCCAACGCGGCGATCTTCATCAAGGACCTGCAGGCGCGCTATGTCATGGCCAACCAGACTTTGGTGCAGCGCTGCGGTTTGAAAGACCTGCGACCGTTACTGGGCAAGACCAGCGCCGAGGTGTTTCCGGCGCAATTGGGCCCGGGCTACACCGAGCAGGATCGGCGCGTGCTGGAAGAGGGGTTTGTGCTGGAGGATCAGTTGGAGCTGCATCTGTACGGCAGCCGCGAACCGGGCTGGTGCCTGACGCACAAGCGTCCGCTGTACAACCGGGATAATCGGATCATTGGCCTGGCGGGAATTTCCGTCGACCTGCAAACCGCCAGCGAAACCCATCCGGCGTATCAGCGACTGGCGGCGGTGGATGAATACATTCGGGCGAATTTCAATCGCCGGGTCAGCCTCGGCGAACTGACGCGCATCGCCGGGATTTCAGTGGCGCAACTGGAGCGCTACTGCAAGCGCGTGTTCCACCTGACGCCGCGGCAGATGATCCAGAAAGTGCGTCTTGAGCATGCACATCGGCTGTTGCACGGCGAGTTGCCGATCACCGAAGTGGCGCTGCAATGCGGCTATACCGATCACAGCGCGTTCACCCGGCAGTTCAAGGCGTCGACCGGATTTACCCCGCGCCAGTATCGGTTGGCGACGGCGCAGTGA
- the phnE gene encoding phosphonate ABC transporter, permease protein PhnE: MNRLINLLLIVGIGVAVIASFGYLELDLGELGSATSLKQMGAYAQRFLSPDLSATHLQAILKGSLETLAMSALGTLLAAVFGILLALPAAGRFGWPLQSASRLLLNGLRAIPELVWAALMVLAAGLGPNAGTLALALHTTGVLGRLFAEALENTPPEPAEAIRLQGGNPVLAFCYGTLPNLAPQLLAYCLYRWENNIRMASVLGFVGAGGLGQMLYVSLSLFQEAQASTVILAMLILVLGVDSLSAWSRQRWVKA; this comes from the coding sequence ATGAATCGCCTGATCAATCTGTTGCTGATCGTTGGCATTGGCGTCGCAGTCATCGCCTCGTTCGGTTACCTCGAACTCGACCTCGGTGAACTCGGCAGCGCCACCAGCCTCAAGCAGATGGGTGCCTACGCGCAGCGCTTTCTCAGCCCGGATCTGAGCGCCACGCATTTGCAGGCGATCCTCAAGGGCTCGCTGGAAACCCTCGCCATGTCGGCCCTCGGCACCCTGCTCGCGGCGGTGTTCGGCATTCTCCTCGCGCTGCCCGCGGCCGGGCGTTTCGGCTGGCCGTTGCAAAGCGCTTCGCGCCTGTTGCTCAACGGCCTGCGGGCGATTCCGGAACTGGTGTGGGCGGCGCTGATGGTGCTCGCCGCCGGCCTCGGCCCGAATGCCGGCACCCTCGCGCTGGCCTTGCACACCACTGGCGTGCTCGGCCGGTTGTTCGCCGAAGCACTGGAAAATACGCCGCCGGAACCTGCCGAAGCGATCCGTTTGCAGGGCGGCAATCCGGTGCTCGCGTTCTGCTACGGCACCCTGCCCAACCTCGCTCCGCAACTGCTCGCGTATTGCCTGTATCGCTGGGAAAACAACATCCGCATGGCCAGCGTGCTGGGCTTCGTCGGTGCCGGCGGTTTGGGGCAGATGCTGTATGTCAGCCTGAGCCTGTTTCAGGAAGCGCAGGCGAGTACGGTGATTCTGGCGATGCTGATTCTGGTGCTGGGCGTGGATTCGCTGAGCGCCTGGAGCCGGCAGCGCTGGGTCAAGGCCTGA